TcaacaagtaaaataacataCTTTAGATATAAGTCGGCTTGATGGTCAGTGTTGGATATTGGAGAAGaaagttttttgaattttggtttgcagattcatgatatttaaaattgttcCATGATGTTTCGATTGGTGCATGCAAtgcaaacaaagtaagcatacaACACCGATTTTATAAACCTAGTGgcttaaataaaactttcaaatgaGTCAATTGttatttgtaactttttgaagttgagtgaccaaaatataaatttattaataatttaataactatcgATATAATTTActctaaatattattattcattagATATCCAAATTCGCAATCcgatttcaaacatttcaattattttagatattcaactaaaatttcttttatttatatataaaattaaatttataaaatagattcatatattaatttcatagtaattaataattttaacgtttgtatattttttaacattaatataatgcataaaattactcaaatcctactttaattttaaataaaaaaaataatatattttaacacgTTCAAATCCACGACTATGCACAATCGAATCCACGACTTCCTACAGTAATGTCCATAACATTCAATCCTCTTCGACATCTGTATCTTAATGTTATCTCAATCTGGAAAAATGCAAATCAGATATGGTGGAATATTTATCACTTGCCTAGTTAAGCTACACGTGTCCTCCACCCTTCTCTAACGTGGCAATATCCTGCATGTACCGTTTGCCAcgtgtaaaaatattaaacaccTACGTTtacatgcaaaaaaaaaaaacaccagtCCTTTCTTCTCCACCGTTCCCTTTATATTAAACACCTCATGAATAATTGTTTGCTTTACTGTAAAACACATCTCCCCTTTTTACGTATACGAAAAATGGCTGATTTGAGAGACGAACACGGCAACCCTATTCAACTCACCGACGAACACGGCAACCCGGTTCAACTCACTGACGAACACGGTAACCCCATTTATGTCACCGGTATTGCCACCAAGCATCCCACGACGACAACGTCACTGTCGGGTTTAATGGGATATGGCACCGGTTCCGCCGTCGCCACTGATCAGTCGCAACAGCAGCTGCAGCCACCGCCTCCGCAGCAAACACAGCCGCTGCATTACGAGGTTTCCGGCAAGGAAAAGATTCAACGCTCCAGCAGCTCCAGCTCCAGCTCTAGCTCGgtaatgaaaattgaaaaaaaaaaaaccgctATGGGCATCTATGCAGTATATGTTTTAGTATTGCTTTTTTGCTTGTCCATAAATGTTTTGCTATGGCGTTTTTAAAGTGCTTTTATGATGGAAAATTGTGgttttttacttaaaatgtGCATaagtttttgtaattttcatttgaaatttaattttatatttttatttttagaaatttaatctcTTCATTATTtagagattttaattttttaatattattaaaattattttgttaaatttaagtttattagcAAGTGagtattttcttatttcaaaatgtcaaataaacaaaattaaaaaattaacaaaaagtgatgtaattcaatttttttaaaatagtgtagagattaattattaaatttgtgaagaacatatttatatgtttaaagttttaaagttacttaaagaaaatttcttgttaatgaaatttaaaaaaaaagatgtcctgaataaatttttaaaattaattatttatggatttggATTTAGTCGGAGGATGATGGGATGGGCGGTAGAAGGAAGAAAGGGCTGAAAGAGAAAGTAAAGGAGAAGCTAACAAGTGGAAAGAAGAAGGAGGAGGATCAATCTCAGACCAAAACTTCGGCTGTCAAAACCACAGCGTCAACCACAACCACCACGACCGGTCCCCCGCCGGGTCAGCACCACGAGAAGAAGAGTGTGATAGAGAAGATAAAGGAAAAACTACCTGGTCATCATGCTCATTAACAACTGAAAGTTAGTAGCTGTGTGAATTATCTACTTTCTACCGTGATGTTGTATTTGTGAATTCTATGTCGTTAATTTTTGAACTTTGAAGTGTGCTACGTTTGTGAAATGTgtaatattagtatttttttttttttacttataaatGAATGTATGATGCATTGTCTAGATCTTTTCCTTTTCTGCTTTTACATAtccataaaaggaaaaaatttaacaattacattttatttcataatttatatgtaataattaacacaataaatattttttgagaatacaaaataaatattatttttatcaataattgaACTTCAATCGAACTTTCGAattctaaattataaaatttaaatgtataaactacatataagagaaaataaatagatgtataaattgaataatggcAAATTGCcaacatcaaaatctatctaCAGACAAATTACAGGGAAACAGTTCATGACAATATAATATTCTACAATTTTGGTCAATGTGCGAGTTTAACTCAAAGGGTGACTGAATCTTTAGACTGGTTTGTAACAGTTATAACATCTaggctttttttaaaaataaataaatgaaataaagaaaatattgtaatataatcaacattttacggtttttaataaaaaatattttaaaaaattaaaattgcattGAATGTTAattctatattaatttttttttggcttttttttaacaataatattaattctattttaatttatctttcttttattttttttaacagtGACTAATTTGATCGTGCCGTCCCTCTAAGTAGATTCATCGGTTTTAAAGTCATTTACCTTCTTATATCTCTATATGATAGTGTTTGGCTCtctctattttgttttggcTCTTTTCCATACTATAACAACGCCATAAAGGTCTGATGAAGCCAAAAAGTTCTCCCCATGGTTCCATGCTACTCCTATAACTGGAAAACCATGACCCTGTGCATGCAACAAATGATTTTAACCAGTTAAATAGTTTGACTACCGGAGTAGTTGGGGAAGCGAGGGAGTAGAACCTGAAGCTTGTTTACACATGTATGCTTTGGCCGTGTTAAGTCGTAGAAGTTGACGTGTGTATCTTCGCTTCCAGCAACTTCACAGCCCAAAGAAACCACAATGTCAGCAAAGGGATATGAAAGTACACTAGTTCTGTTTGGTCGGTGTCGCGACGGAATACAAACCTATATATTCGCCCTTATCGTGGGAAAGCAGAGGGCAGAAGGAAGCTCGAATGGTGTGAATCCGTGAAGTTAATTTGAGCGAACAACGTAGGGTTAGATAACCTTGTGATTCCAAATTGATACTGAAATGCGAACCTACCACTTATCAGTTACTTGTAATAATGAAGGTAGAAGATACGATGTTGTGAACGAACCTAAAGAACGAAAGGCTTCCATCTTGAGTGCATGTCAATAACACAGGACCCTTTGTCATCAAAGAGAAACTTCGGTACTGTACGGTCGCGACTGGACATTTCAGTTTGTTGCCACTTTTATATCGATGAGAACGGGATAATGCACCTGTGCGGGATTCCATACTTGCGGAGTATATGCATCCCTGCGAAATTATCGTCCCATAAGGAACATTCTAAAAGACCAAACAGATTTCTTTGATTATGATGATTATGGCGAAGACGGTATAAGAGAGACCTGTGCATCTCCACAGAAAATTAGCTGACCGGTATGATCATGGTCCATCGAGGTAACCTCGCTGTCAAAGTTCGATTTGGTAATAATCCTACCAGTGCTGAAATTGAATACCTGGTGCAGAGAAAAAAGTGAGCAAAATCATACAAGCAAGTTTTGACGCAGAGATCGAGCATTCCGAAAGTTCAAACTCACAAATGCACGCCTATATAAGGAGTCGGTGAAGGATTAAACATATGGAACTAGCCGACCCGATATTTATACAGACAGAATTTTTCTTACAAGACAAAGAAAGCACGCATTTCGTTCGATTATCCAGAATCCGATTTAGCATATCACATCAACTGAACTATGACCATTAAGATTGACTAGAGATGATTAAAGGCATGGAGGTGTGCTTACAGTGATCTCTTTATTTGCATTTCCAACTGAAAGAAAGTTGTTATTTACCTGCAGAtttaaacaaaagaataaataatcttaaaaagATTGCCTGACTTGAAGGGTATGTATCATAACCACTGGTTACTTACAGGATGAAATCGAATACACAGTTGTGGAGAGACTTCATATATGATTCTAATGCAAAGGCCCTTTGATAGCTCCCATACTCGCACAG
The sequence above is a segment of the Gossypium raimondii isolate GPD5lz chromosome 4, ASM2569854v1, whole genome shotgun sequence genome. Coding sequences within it:
- the LOC105779587 gene encoding late embryogenesis abundant protein — encoded protein: MADLRDEHGNPIQLTDEHGNPVQLTDEHGNPIYVTGIATKHPTTTTSLSGLMGYGTGSAVATDQSQQQLQPPPPQQTQPLHYEVSGKEKIQRSSSSSSSSSSSEDDGMGGRRKKGLKEKVKEKLTSGKKKEEDQSQTKTSAVKTTASTTTTTTGPPPGQHHEKKSVIEKIKEKLPGHHAH